One segment of Methanolinea mesophila DNA contains the following:
- a CDS encoding ArsR/SmtB family transcription factor, whose protein sequence is MSEEVIILSPGDSRAQKIAKAISSSTANDILHLLGDGHQTATDITGSLDLPMSTVKYHLENLLDAGLVEVVETKYSIKGREIKVYALRDQLLIVAPKMQNIRSLLLKYASLFAIVALISLAGFFYLPLLGPAVSGPTGGGGGVNDGSFVQEQKSVGIMSAPAPTSEVAQRAFAPPAPSFDPVLAFFLGGCLVILMLAVYEAYLWRKNK, encoded by the coding sequence ATGAGTGAAGAAGTCATCATCCTGTCGCCCGGCGACTCCCGGGCCCAGAAGATCGCGAAGGCCATCTCGAGCAGCACCGCGAACGATATCCTTCACCTGCTCGGGGACGGGCACCAGACCGCCACCGATATTACCGGGTCCCTCGACCTCCCCATGAGCACGGTGAAATACCACCTGGAAAACCTGCTCGATGCAGGACTTGTGGAGGTAGTGGAGACCAAGTACAGCATCAAGGGGAGGGAGATCAAGGTCTATGCACTGCGGGACCAGCTCCTCATCGTCGCACCGAAAATGCAGAATATCCGGTCGCTCCTCCTCAAATATGCGTCCCTGTTCGCGATCGTGGCGCTGATATCCCTCGCGGGGTTTTTCTACCTCCCCCTGCTCGGCCCCGCGGTCTCGGGACCCACCGGCGGGGGTGGCGGGGTGAATGACGGGAGCTTCGTGCAGGAGCAAAAGTCCGTCGGGATCATGTCCGCCCCCGCCCCCACCTCCGAGGTCGCCCAAAGAGCGTTCGCACCGCCGGCCCCGTCGTTCGACCCGGTCCTCGCCTTCTTCCTCGGAGGATGCCTGGTTATCCTGATGCTGGCGGTCTACGAAGCGTACCTATGGCGGAAGAATAAATAA
- a CDS encoding Nif3-like dinuclear metal center hexameric protein: MEREAVIRHLEALAPPELAEEFDAGRIGLVVEGREETGSIYCALDASPRVVEKALLDGTDMLVVHHTPIWAPVTKIDGDLAAFLRGVLRSGMNVYVLHTNFDHAPGGVNDVLAEMLRLSDIIPLSLGLVGDCPLSISEISGLLGVPLRVWGELETVSRLAVVGGSGFDPLLIREAYEQGADAFLSAELKHSVARAAPIPLIEATHYSLEAPAMRELARRFGWNYIDDPPALSLWTSGN; encoded by the coding sequence ATGGAAAGGGAGGCCGTAATCCGGCATCTGGAGGCCTTAGCCCCTCCCGAGCTTGCGGAAGAGTTCGATGCGGGCAGGATCGGGCTGGTTGTGGAGGGCAGGGAAGAGACCGGATCGATATATTGTGCGCTGGATGCGAGCCCGCGGGTGGTGGAGAAGGCGCTTCTTGACGGTACGGACATGCTTGTGGTCCATCACACTCCCATCTGGGCCCCGGTAACGAAGATAGACGGCGATCTCGCGGCGTTTCTACGGGGGGTGCTCAGATCAGGAATGAATGTGTACGTCCTGCACACGAACTTCGACCACGCCCCCGGGGGGGTGAACGACGTGCTGGCGGAGATGCTCCGGCTTTCGGATATCATTCCACTCAGCCTGGGCCTGGTGGGGGATTGTCCTCTATCGATCTCCGAAATCTCCGGTCTGCTCGGGGTGCCGCTCCGGGTGTGGGGCGAGCTTGAGACAGTGTCCCGCCTGGCGGTCGTCGGGGGGAGCGGGTTTGACCCACTCCTGATACGGGAAGCATACGAACAGGGCGCGGATGCCTTCCTCTCTGCCGAACTGAAGCATTCGGTGGCCCGTGCCGCCCCGATCCCCCTCATCGAGGCGACCCATTACTCGCTGGAAGCACCGGCCATGCGGGAACTCGCCCGCAGGTTCGGGTGGAACTATATCGACGACCCTCCCGCTCTCTCGCTATGGACTTCCGGGAACTAG
- a CDS encoding UPF0280 family protein, whose protein sequence is MIRHHFEFRQTIATILALDHAHIRAAREGMIRARHELEDYIAGDRFFATTFDPYPVTRAPLIVERMSSAGIEAGVGPMAAVAGAIAWAGAEAMKDAGAIFGVVDNGGDIALLSDRELKIGLFAGESPFSGRYAFRVPPRREILGICTSSATVGPSVSLGMADAVTVFSDDVALADAWATSICNQVTPADQEVFSRLDPARVTGVMVVAGSWTTRWGTVPELIPARVETGLITAGHGPYFP, encoded by the coding sequence ATCATCCGGCATCACTTCGAGTTCAGGCAGACCATTGCCACGATCCTCGCACTCGATCATGCCCACATCCGGGCCGCCAGGGAGGGAATGATCCGGGCCCGTCATGAACTGGAGGATTATATCGCAGGCGACCGGTTCTTCGCCACCACGTTCGACCCGTACCCCGTGACCCGTGCGCCGCTGATCGTGGAGAGGATGTCGTCCGCCGGCATCGAGGCGGGGGTCGGACCCATGGCTGCGGTTGCGGGGGCGATAGCCTGGGCCGGGGCGGAGGCAATGAAGGATGCGGGCGCGATATTCGGGGTTGTCGACAATGGGGGGGACATCGCACTGTTGAGCGACCGCGAACTGAAAATCGGGTTATTCGCCGGGGAATCGCCATTCAGCGGTCGTTATGCGTTCCGGGTCCCGCCCCGGAGGGAGATCCTGGGGATATGCACCTCCTCCGCAACCGTCGGCCCGTCTGTTTCGCTGGGGATGGCGGACGCGGTTACAGTCTTTTCGGATGACGTCGCCCTTGCCGACGCCTGGGCCACCTCGATCTGCAATCAGGTCACCCCCGCGGACCAGGAGGTCTTTTCCCGGCTTGACCCGGCGAGGGTCACAGGGGTGATGGTGGTTGCCGGAAGCTGGACGACCCGGTGGGGGACTGTACCCGAACTGATACCCGCGAGAGTGGAGACCGGGCTGATCACCGCGGGGCACGGACCCTACTTCCCATAA
- a CDS encoding 4Fe-4S binding protein codes for MKLIVTFSRKAGKKPIIAQVVKETGVLINVERAQIDSSEGEALIDIPDESCELIRQRLEALGASVRILEDQIELNEQECVDCGACISICPQEVFSFGEDWKLRVEAKRCVLCGRCIEICPHHALSRKSEG; via the coding sequence ATGAAGCTCATCGTGACATTCTCCCGGAAAGCGGGGAAAAAACCGATCATCGCCCAGGTGGTGAAGGAGACAGGGGTCCTGATCAATGTCGAACGCGCCCAGATCGATTCGTCAGAGGGAGAGGCCTTAATCGACATACCTGACGAGAGCTGCGAACTGATCAGGCAGAGACTCGAGGCGCTTGGTGCATCGGTGCGAATCCTGGAGGACCAGATCGAGTTGAACGAGCAGGAATGCGTTGACTGCGGGGCGTGCATCAGCATATGCCCGCAGGAAGTATTCTCATTCGGGGAGGACTGGAAACTCCGGGTTGAGGCAAAGCGCTGTGTCCTCTGCGGCCGGTGTATCGAGATCTGCCCCCATCATGCGCTCTCCCGTAAATCCGAAGGGTGA
- the alaS gene encoding alanine--tRNA ligase, with product MLEDEYRLEYFQTQGLIRKQCRKCGAAFWTRNPDQEICGDAPCETYNFIGNPVFRRHSVDEMREAFLSFFERNGHTRIERYPVVARWRDDIYLTIASIADFQPYVTGGIVPPPANPLTISQPCIRLNDLDSVGRSGRHLTLFEMMAHHAFNSDLEEIYWKDRTVELCEQFIASIGGDLDKVTYKEHPWIGGGNAGPSLEVLIGGLEVATLVFMNLGRKKTQKPGVDLNGETYYPMSNYIVDTGYGLERFVWASKGSPTIYDAVFPEMVSRVMESAGMEHMLDNVEYTKILALSAKFAGVMDISGTNLYQLRKKVATAIDVPIEKLDRMITPIEKVYSVVDHSRCLAYMLGDLIVPSNVREGYLARLVLRRTLRMMNDLKVQEPLADLVEEQMRIIGTGSFEQDVVIMREIIEREVEKYNQTMARGTKIVQKIARNYKSKSERVPLREVITLYDSHGIPPEIIKEVAVAEGAVVELPDNFYSLIADMHSESGREEVEDPFAKFRERIAGLPVTRRLYYEQTCDMEFDAMVIDAFESYVVLDQTLYYPEGGGQPADTGMLIGAENMVRVDDVQKIGEVILHHITGGVLRRGDRVKGIVDEERRWSLMRHHTATHLLLKASKDVLGAHIHQAGAQKGPESSRLDIRHYKHITPEELHRIEIDANRMVMADQPVDVSFEDRVKAEQTYGFALYQGGVPPGREIRVVQVGGDVEACAGTHCRMTGEIGLIKIIRVEHIQDGIERLEFAAGIAALEYSHSLEKIVAESAEILSVQQENLPPTVARFFTEWKDQKKKIERLSQQVVDLEVKTIEPEMINGVPVVVKRIDLPPRDMAALAASVSGQGGVALLAGGSERAHVVLMSGTENVDAGEVIGQVCGLLGGKGGGSKTMAQGGGPEIDKVDLAIRVGRDRILAALQ from the coding sequence ATGCTGGAAGATGAATATCGGCTGGAATATTTTCAGACACAAGGCCTGATACGGAAACAGTGCAGGAAATGCGGGGCTGCATTCTGGACCCGGAACCCGGACCAGGAGATCTGCGGCGACGCGCCCTGCGAGACCTATAATTTTATCGGGAATCCCGTGTTCCGCCGCCATTCCGTGGACGAGATGCGGGAGGCGTTCCTCTCGTTCTTCGAACGAAACGGCCATACGAGGATTGAACGCTATCCTGTCGTCGCCCGCTGGAGGGACGACATCTATCTCACCATTGCTTCGATTGCCGACTTCCAGCCTTATGTAACCGGCGGCATCGTCCCCCCGCCGGCGAACCCGCTGACGATCTCCCAACCCTGCATCAGGTTGAACGACCTCGATTCTGTCGGACGATCGGGGCGGCATCTCACCCTTTTCGAGATGATGGCCCACCACGCCTTCAACTCGGACCTTGAGGAGATCTACTGGAAAGACCGCACCGTCGAGCTCTGTGAACAGTTCATCGCCTCGATTGGGGGTGATCTCGACAAGGTAACCTATAAGGAACACCCCTGGATCGGAGGAGGAAACGCGGGACCGAGCCTGGAAGTGCTGATCGGGGGGCTCGAGGTCGCCACGCTCGTGTTCATGAACCTCGGCCGGAAAAAAACCCAGAAACCGGGGGTCGACCTCAACGGAGAGACCTACTATCCCATGAGCAACTACATCGTGGATACCGGGTACGGGCTCGAACGGTTCGTATGGGCATCGAAAGGATCCCCTACCATCTACGATGCGGTCTTTCCGGAGATGGTCTCGCGGGTCATGGAATCCGCAGGTATGGAGCACATGCTCGACAATGTCGAGTACACCAAGATTCTCGCGCTCTCGGCCAAGTTCGCCGGGGTTATGGACATATCCGGAACGAACCTCTACCAGCTCCGGAAGAAGGTCGCCACCGCGATCGACGTCCCGATCGAGAAACTCGACCGGATGATCACCCCCATCGAGAAGGTCTACTCGGTAGTCGACCATTCCCGGTGTCTGGCCTATATGCTCGGGGACCTCATCGTCCCCTCGAATGTGCGTGAAGGATACCTGGCCAGGCTCGTACTTCGCCGGACGCTTCGCATGATGAACGACCTCAAAGTTCAGGAGCCTCTTGCAGACCTGGTCGAAGAGCAGATGCGGATCATCGGTACCGGGTCGTTCGAGCAGGACGTGGTGATCATGAGAGAGATCATCGAGCGGGAGGTGGAGAAATATAACCAGACCATGGCCCGCGGGACGAAGATCGTCCAGAAGATCGCCCGGAACTACAAGAGCAAAAGCGAAAGGGTGCCGCTCCGCGAGGTGATCACCCTCTATGACTCCCATGGGATCCCTCCCGAGATCATCAAGGAGGTCGCGGTGGCGGAGGGCGCGGTGGTGGAACTCCCGGACAATTTCTATTCCCTCATCGCCGACATGCACTCGGAGAGCGGCCGGGAAGAGGTTGAAGACCCCTTCGCAAAATTCCGCGAACGGATCGCGGGCCTCCCGGTCACAAGGAGGCTCTACTACGAGCAGACCTGCGACATGGAATTCGACGCGATGGTGATCGACGCCTTCGAGAGCTACGTGGTTCTCGACCAGACGCTCTACTATCCCGAGGGCGGAGGACAGCCTGCAGACACCGGGATGCTCATCGGGGCCGAGAACATGGTGAGGGTCGACGACGTGCAGAAGATCGGCGAGGTGATACTCCACCATATCACCGGCGGCGTGCTCCGGCGCGGTGACCGGGTCAAGGGGATCGTCGACGAAGAGCGGCGGTGGTCCCTGATGCGGCACCACACGGCCACCCACCTCCTTCTCAAGGCGAGCAAGGACGTGCTCGGGGCACACATCCACCAGGCGGGGGCACAGAAGGGGCCTGAAAGTTCGCGCCTGGATATCCGGCATTACAAGCATATCACTCCCGAAGAACTCCACCGGATCGAGATCGACGCAAACCGGATGGTCATGGCCGACCAGCCCGTGGACGTGAGTTTCGAGGACAGAGTGAAGGCCGAGCAGACCTACGGATTCGCCCTTTATCAGGGAGGCGTCCCCCCGGGGAGGGAGATCCGGGTCGTGCAGGTCGGCGGGGACGTCGAGGCCTGTGCCGGCACCCACTGCCGGATGACCGGGGAGATCGGGCTGATCAAGATCATCCGGGTGGAGCATATCCAGGACGGAATCGAGCGGCTTGAGTTTGCGGCCGGGATTGCCGCCCTGGAGTACAGCCACTCGCTGGAGAAGATCGTCGCCGAGTCCGCCGAGATCCTTTCTGTCCAGCAGGAGAACCTTCCCCCGACGGTGGCCCGGTTCTTCACCGAGTGGAAGGACCAGAAGAAAAAGATCGAGCGGCTTTCCCAGCAGGTGGTCGACCTCGAAGTGAAGACTATCGAGCCCGAGATGATCAACGGTGTCCCGGTGGTCGTGAAACGCATCGATCTCCCCCCGCGTGACATGGCGGCGCTGGCAGCATCGGTCTCCGGACAGGGCGGGGTCGCCCTCCTCGCCGGAGGTTCCGAAAGGGCCCACGTGGTGCTCATGTCCGGGACCGAGAACGTCGATGCGGGGGAAGTCATCGGCCAGGTCTGCGGGTTGCTCGGGGGTAAAGGCGGGGGATCGAAGACCATGGCCCAGGGAGGGGGGCCCGAGATCGACAAGGTCGACCTGGCCATCAGGGTCGGCAGGGACAGGATCCTGGCAGCGTTGCAATGA
- a CDS encoding phosphoadenosine phosphosulfate reductase domain-containing protein, producing MRPSYLGKILLRWCDTCHVPVLSERCGCGAPTREVKVTPPGDARPAFPSDIARINRIFEDHFGSTLIPPGHLVLLNKVPDPDRMEEIVLGGAVVGSIRYIPEEKRWEPIPRPEASVFMTPEKRFVVVDDGAVESIREEGASVLAPGLAEIDDSVRKGDEVFILDRNGGCAGVGRAKTDAEAARRMERGSIVRTRKNVRSPAVPGCATWEDAVEANREVIDEAEWLAVKFVSDIAGRYDLPATISYSGGKDSLATLLVVRKAIGNVPLIFVDTGLEFPETYENVEAARKEYGLEVIRASGEAAFWETFERQGPPAVDYRWCCGVCKLEPVRGLIRGEWGECLSFIGQRKYESAKRMKSERVWRNSRVKNQISAAPIQHWTALHVWLYIFREKAPYNPLYTLGLDRIGCFMCPSSDLAVMEEIAERYPDLWETWTERLEKWRVSQNLPEEWVNEGRWRMRGRVTDEEDYYY from the coding sequence ATGCGCCCTTCTTATCTCGGAAAGATCCTCCTCCGCTGGTGCGATACCTGCCATGTCCCCGTGCTCTCGGAGCGGTGCGGGTGCGGGGCGCCGACCCGGGAGGTGAAAGTCACCCCTCCAGGGGACGCACGCCCGGCATTCCCGTCTGATATCGCCCGCATCAACCGGATATTCGAGGATCATTTCGGGAGCACCCTCATCCCCCCCGGGCACCTCGTACTCCTGAACAAAGTCCCCGACCCCGACCGGATGGAAGAGATAGTCCTCGGCGGCGCGGTGGTGGGTTCGATCCGCTACATCCCGGAGGAGAAGCGATGGGAACCCATCCCCAGGCCGGAAGCATCGGTGTTCATGACCCCGGAAAAACGGTTCGTGGTGGTGGATGACGGTGCGGTGGAGTCGATCCGGGAGGAAGGAGCGAGCGTCCTGGCCCCGGGACTTGCAGAAATAGACGATTCGGTTCGGAAGGGCGATGAGGTGTTCATTCTCGACCGGAATGGAGGATGTGCCGGGGTGGGAAGGGCCAAGACCGATGCAGAGGCCGCCAGGCGTATGGAGCGGGGTTCGATCGTCCGCACCAGGAAGAACGTACGTTCCCCCGCAGTCCCGGGCTGTGCCACCTGGGAGGACGCGGTCGAGGCGAACAGGGAGGTGATCGATGAAGCGGAATGGCTCGCAGTAAAGTTCGTGAGCGACATCGCAGGCCGGTACGATCTGCCAGCGACGATCTCCTACTCGGGCGGAAAAGACAGCCTGGCGACGCTGCTGGTGGTGAGAAAGGCGATCGGCAACGTTCCGCTCATATTTGTCGACACCGGGCTCGAGTTCCCGGAGACCTACGAGAACGTCGAGGCCGCACGGAAGGAGTACGGGCTCGAGGTGATCAGGGCCTCGGGCGAAGCGGCATTCTGGGAGACCTTCGAACGGCAGGGACCCCCTGCGGTGGACTACCGCTGGTGCTGCGGGGTGTGCAAACTCGAACCGGTCAGGGGCCTGATACGGGGCGAATGGGGAGAATGCCTCTCTTTTATCGGTCAGAGAAAGTACGAATCGGCGAAGCGCATGAAGAGCGAGCGCGTGTGGAGGAACTCCAGGGTGAAGAACCAGATCTCGGCCGCACCGATACAGCACTGGACCGCGCTCCACGTGTGGCTCTATATCTTTCGGGAGAAGGCCCCTTACAATCCGCTTTATACTCTGGGTCTGGACCGTATCGGCTGTTTTATGTGCCCATCGAGCGATCTTGCCGTGATGGAGGAGATCGCGGAACGTTATCCGGACTTGTGGGAGACCTGGACGGAACGGCTCGAAAAGTGGCGGGTTTCACAGAATCTTCCCGAGGAATGGGTGAATGAAGGCAGGTGGAGGATGAGGGGGCGGGTGACGGATGAAGAAGATTATTATTATTGA
- the hisH gene encoding imidazole glycerol phosphate synthase subunit HisH, with the protein MKKIIIIDYGLGNLRSVYRGLEKSGAAPLISSDPGEIGAAEGIVLPGVGAFRDGMEQLGEMKETLLETAGKVPVLGICLGMQMLLDWSEEHGMHRGLSLIPGTVRRFPRKKGYKIPHMGWNSLRCARDGDPLLEGLTGGEYVYFVHSFYADPDPGYSVATTDYICNFSSVIGKGRVYGVQFHPEKSGSVGIRILKNFIDMVE; encoded by the coding sequence ATGAAGAAGATTATTATTATTGACTACGGCCTCGGGAACCTTCGGAGCGTCTACCGCGGCCTCGAGAAATCGGGTGCCGCTCCCCTGATATCCTCCGATCCCGGGGAGATCGGCGCCGCGGAGGGGATAGTCCTTCCAGGGGTGGGAGCCTTCCGGGACGGCATGGAACAGCTCGGCGAAATGAAGGAGACCCTGCTTGAGACCGCAGGAAAGGTCCCGGTTCTCGGCATCTGCCTCGGGATGCAGATGCTCCTCGACTGGAGCGAAGAGCACGGTATGCACCGTGGGCTCTCGCTCATCCCCGGTACGGTCAGGCGTTTTCCCCGGAAAAAGGGGTACAAAATCCCCCACATGGGATGGAACTCGCTCCGGTGCGCACGCGACGGCGACCCCCTGCTCGAGGGACTTACCGGAGGGGAGTACGTATACTTCGTCCATTCTTTTTATGCCGACCCTGACCCGGGCTATTCGGTGGCTACCACGGACTATATCTGCAACTTCTCGTCCGTGATCGGAAAGGGCCGGGTGTACGGTGTCCAGTTCCACCCGGAGAAGAGCGGGTCGGTGGGGATACGGATCCTGAAAAATTTCATTGATATGGTAGAGTAA
- a CDS encoding homocysteine biosynthesis protein encodes MDKSIDLINQRIRDGNARVVTAEEMPALVSELGEEGALAEVDVVTTGTFGAMCSSGTFLNFGHADPPIRMERVWLNDVEAYAGLAAVDAYIGATQESTTREDQYGGAHVIEDFIAGKSVELRAISRGTDCYPRRTINTELRLENLNQAIMVNPRNAYQRYNAASNSTDRTMFTYMGMLLPNHGNVTYSGAGLLNPISNDPGFRLIGSGVPVFLGGGKGMVVGEGTQHSPGSGFGTLMVTCDVKEMSSDYLRAATMHGYGVTLYVGLGIPLPVLDIETVRNCAVRDEDIAVDIVDYGIPARDRPSFRKVTYAELKSGFVEIAGEEVRTSSLSSYRKAKEVATELKSWIEKGSMELALPTRKISSQKKAMPMKETVHAPRVLDIMDTRVISIGEHDEIRTAAMRLLKGETNHLPVIDQAGVLVGIVTTYDISKAVVNPSKGSLVRDIMRTKVITTTPEEPVDVAIQKLEKNNISALPVVDKGHHVLGMLTAMDLSKLFGGRWLK; translated from the coding sequence ATGGACAAGTCCATCGATCTGATCAATCAGAGGATCAGGGACGGGAATGCGCGGGTGGTGACCGCAGAAGAGATGCCTGCCCTTGTATCCGAACTGGGGGAGGAGGGGGCGCTTGCCGAGGTTGACGTGGTGACGACAGGGACCTTCGGCGCGATGTGCTCCTCGGGGACCTTCCTCAACTTCGGGCATGCGGATCCACCCATCAGGATGGAGAGAGTCTGGCTCAACGACGTGGAGGCATATGCGGGGCTCGCCGCGGTGGACGCCTATATCGGGGCAACCCAGGAGTCAACCACCCGGGAGGACCAGTACGGCGGGGCTCACGTTATCGAGGATTTTATCGCCGGAAAGTCCGTTGAGCTCAGGGCGATCTCCCGCGGAACCGATTGTTATCCGCGAAGGACCATAAATACCGAGCTGCGCCTGGAGAACCTCAACCAGGCGATCATGGTGAACCCACGGAATGCATACCAGCGGTATAACGCGGCGTCGAACAGCACCGATCGTACCATGTTCACCTACATGGGAATGCTTCTCCCAAACCACGGAAACGTGACCTACTCGGGAGCGGGACTTCTGAACCCCATCTCGAACGACCCGGGGTTCCGGCTGATCGGGAGTGGCGTCCCTGTCTTCCTCGGCGGGGGTAAGGGGATGGTGGTCGGAGAAGGGACCCAGCACTCCCCGGGGTCAGGGTTCGGGACGCTGATGGTGACCTGTGACGTTAAGGAGATGTCTTCCGATTACCTCAGGGCGGCGACTATGCACGGCTACGGGGTAACGCTCTACGTAGGGCTTGGCATCCCCCTCCCGGTCCTTGATATCGAGACGGTGAGGAACTGCGCGGTCAGGGACGAGGACATCGCCGTGGACATTGTCGATTACGGTATTCCTGCCAGGGATCGCCCGTCGTTCCGCAAGGTCACCTATGCGGAGTTAAAAAGCGGATTCGTCGAGATCGCGGGCGAAGAGGTGCGGACCTCATCGCTCTCAAGTTATCGCAAGGCGAAGGAGGTCGCAACGGAGCTCAAGAGTTGGATCGAGAAGGGATCGATGGAGCTGGCGCTTCCAACCCGCAAAATCTCCTCGCAGAAGAAGGCCATGCCCATGAAAGAGACGGTGCATGCTCCGAGGGTACTTGATATCATGGACACACGGGTGATCTCCATCGGGGAACACGACGAGATCCGGACCGCGGCCATGAGGCTCCTGAAAGGTGAGACGAACCATCTCCCGGTGATCGATCAGGCCGGGGTGCTCGTCGGGATAGTGACTACGTACGATATCTCGAAGGCGGTCGTGAACCCGTCCAAGGGGAGTCTTGTGCGGGATATCATGAGGACGAAGGTCATCACTACCACCCCGGAGGAGCCTGTCGATGTTGCGATCCAGAAGCTGGAGAAGAACAATATCAGCGCCCTTCCCGTGGTGGACAAGGGACATCACGTCCTGGGGATGCTCACCGCGATGGACCTCTCGAAGCTTTTCGGGGGGAGGTGGCTGAAATGA
- a CDS encoding 2'-5' RNA ligase family protein, translating to MAVGWVRRVGRRLLSRRSPEVRYLILVRVLHPCIAGLMHDLATTFFLSPSDMRMPHITLFGPFTLEDPDTEREILDCIAGASADIHETAYSLGELLELQGRKGKAVVWKVILPEEMKTAYREISVCLFRHAGDCTWLDREPDKRVIHITLAFNLPAPLAFRIREHVLHSACLQRSLVPGRICDTGAEELQVSGIAVIRNGALWKEYDLATKTWKERKDLFTPC from the coding sequence ATGGCAGTCGGATGGGTGCGGAGGGTGGGGAGGAGACTCCTCTCCCGGCGCTCCCCGGAGGTCCGGTATCTCATCCTTGTCAGGGTTCTTCACCCCTGCATCGCCGGACTTATGCACGATCTGGCGACCACCTTCTTCCTCTCTCCCTCTGACATGAGGATGCCCCATATCACCCTTTTCGGACCGTTTACCCTTGAAGACCCTGACACTGAGCGGGAGATCCTCGACTGCATTGCCGGCGCGTCCGCAGATATCCATGAGACCGCGTACTCCCTTGGTGAGCTCCTCGAGCTCCAGGGGAGGAAGGGAAAGGCCGTCGTCTGGAAGGTGATCCTCCCGGAAGAGATGAAAACGGCATACCGGGAGATCTCGGTCTGTCTTTTCCGGCATGCAGGTGACTGCACCTGGCTCGACCGGGAACCGGATAAGAGAGTGATCCATATCACTCTTGCATTCAATCTGCCTGCACCGCTTGCGTTCCGGATAAGAGAGCATGTCCTGCATTCCGCGTGCCTGCAAAGATCCCTGGTGCCCGGACGGATCTGTGATACGGGCGCAGAAGAGCTGCAGGTTTCCGGGATTGCCGTGATCCGGAACGGGGCGCTATGGAAAGAGTATGACCTCGCGACAAAGACCTGGAAGGAACGAAAGGACTTGTTCACGCCCTGTTAA
- a CDS encoding SWIM zinc finger family protein, with translation MDFRELVETICREKSLTPALEEKILDVWKSRGRKAIDAVNEGRVLRYLDFYVVEGGSGEYIVDEEFCTCRDFVFRGGTCWHILAVMIACCTGRDVPVQRWYQERWTGGKHP, from the coding sequence ATGGACTTCCGGGAACTAGTTGAGACCATCTGCAGGGAAAAATCTCTCACGCCTGCACTGGAGGAAAAGATCCTTGATGTCTGGAAGAGCCGCGGAAGGAAGGCGATCGATGCGGTGAATGAGGGAAGAGTCCTCCGGTACCTGGATTTTTACGTGGTCGAGGGGGGATCGGGGGAATACATCGTGGACGAGGAGTTCTGCACCTGCCGCGACTTCGTTTTCCGCGGGGGGACCTGCTGGCATATTCTTGCGGTCATGATCGCCTGCTGCACCGGCCGTGACGTCCCGGTACAACGGTGGTACCAGGAACGATGGACGGGGGGCAAACACCCCTGA